A window of the Egibacter rhizosphaerae genome harbors these coding sequences:
- the thrC gene encoding threonine synthase — MSFVTGLRCRECGKDAPLAAVHVCEFCFGPLEVVYDYDAIAGVTSRARIENGPRSLWRYADLLPELPDAAPGDRVDLGAGLTPLVPAPRLGAALGLSDLWIKNDTVNPSYSFKDRVVTVALSAARSLGFEVAACASTGNLANSVAAHAAHAGMDAYLFIPRDLEETKVIASSVYGPNLVAVDGTYDDVNRLCGEVAGEFPWAFVNVNVRPYYAEGSKTIGFEIAEQLGWRLPDHVVAPMASGSMLVKIDKAFSELTKVGLVDEGQWRISGAQASGCAPISATLKGEGDVIRPVKPDTIAKSLAIGTPADGYYAIDAVQRTGGSMEDVTDAEVVEGIRLLASTEGVFAETAGGVTVATLRKLVAQGAVDPAGRTVAVISGIGLKTTDAISGMARPTFEIGAGLGDFEEALSNAGRGTTPLASA; from the coding sequence ATGAGTTTCGTAACCGGGTTGCGCTGTCGCGAATGCGGCAAGGACGCCCCGCTCGCGGCAGTCCACGTCTGCGAGTTCTGCTTCGGGCCGCTCGAGGTCGTCTACGACTACGACGCGATCGCCGGGGTGACGTCGCGGGCGCGGATCGAGAACGGTCCGCGGAGCCTCTGGCGCTACGCGGACCTGCTGCCCGAGCTCCCCGACGCGGCCCCCGGGGACCGCGTCGACCTCGGTGCCGGCCTGACCCCGCTGGTGCCGGCCCCCCGGCTGGGAGCGGCGCTCGGGTTGTCCGACCTGTGGATCAAGAACGACACCGTCAACCCGTCCTACTCGTTCAAGGATCGGGTCGTGACCGTCGCCTTGTCCGCGGCCCGCAGCCTCGGCTTCGAGGTCGCCGCGTGCGCCTCCACGGGCAACCTCGCCAACTCCGTCGCCGCGCACGCCGCGCACGCGGGCATGGACGCCTACCTGTTCATCCCACGGGACCTCGAGGAGACGAAGGTGATCGCGAGTTCGGTCTACGGACCGAACCTCGTGGCGGTGGACGGCACCTACGACGACGTGAACCGGCTCTGTGGTGAGGTCGCGGGCGAGTTCCCGTGGGCGTTCGTCAACGTGAACGTCCGCCCCTACTACGCCGAGGGCTCGAAGACGATCGGCTTCGAGATCGCCGAACAACTGGGCTGGCGACTGCCCGACCACGTGGTCGCGCCCATGGCGTCCGGTTCGATGCTCGTCAAGATCGACAAGGCCTTCAGCGAGCTCACGAAGGTCGGCCTGGTCGACGAGGGGCAGTGGCGGATCTCCGGCGCCCAAGCCAGCGGCTGTGCGCCGATCTCGGCCACCCTCAAGGGCGAGGGCGACGTGATCCGGCCCGTCAAGCCCGACACGATCGCCAAATCGCTCGCGATCGGCACGCCCGCCGACGGCTACTACGCGATCGACGCCGTCCAACGCACGGGCGGCTCGATGGAGGACGTGACCGACGCCGAGGTCGTCGAGGGCATCCGCCTGCTGGCCTCGACCGAGGGGGTCTTCGCCGAGACGGCGGGCGGTGTCACCGTCGCGACCCTGCGCAAGCTCGTCGCGCAGGGGGCGGTCGATCCCGCCGGCCGCACCGTGGCCGTCATCAGCGGGATCGGCCTGAAGACGACCGACGCGATCTCCGGGATGGCTCGCCCGACGTTCGAGATCGGCGCCGGCCTCGGGGACTTCGAGGAGGCGCTGTCCAACGCCGGACGCGGTACCACGCCGCTCGCGTCGGCATGA
- a CDS encoding HAD family hydrolase, with the protein MSFLDDAAARLVALPTVRVLYADLDGTLLGPGGSLLHDVHGRPSARAATALAEAAAAGLLVVPVSGRHRALVVENARLLGLGDAIGEAGGVLHRGGEVTYAWGQCPRGLADTPRGALEAAGVVTTLLEAFAGDLRPYEPWDAGREAGFLLHGDVDVGRANAVLRRAGLGWAELADNGPADGWPGRAVRTYQLRPHGVGKSVAVAEDLSARGLSPQAAAAIGDSPEDASMASAVGVYFVVANGTGRPPDPALVTPGAMGEGVAQAIEALLAVAEVRAESGT; encoded by the coding sequence GTGAGCTTCCTCGACGATGCTGCCGCCCGTCTCGTGGCCCTGCCCACGGTCCGCGTGCTCTACGCCGACCTCGACGGCACGCTGCTCGGCCCCGGCGGGTCGTTGCTGCACGACGTGCACGGCCGCCCCAGCGCTCGGGCCGCCACCGCGTTGGCCGAGGCGGCGGCCGCGGGCCTCCTCGTCGTGCCGGTCAGCGGCCGGCACCGGGCCCTGGTCGTCGAGAACGCCCGGCTGCTCGGCCTCGGCGATGCCATCGGGGAGGCCGGCGGGGTGCTCCACCGCGGTGGGGAGGTCACCTACGCCTGGGGGCAGTGCCCCCGAGGGCTGGCGGACACGCCCCGCGGCGCGCTCGAGGCGGCGGGGGTGGTGACCACGCTGCTCGAGGCGTTCGCGGGCGATCTGCGCCCCTACGAACCGTGGGACGCCGGTCGCGAAGCGGGCTTCCTGCTGCACGGCGACGTCGATGTCGGCCGCGCCAATGCCGTCCTGCGGCGAGCGGGCCTCGGCTGGGCCGAGCTGGCCGACAACGGACCCGCGGACGGCTGGCCGGGGCGCGCGGTCCGGACGTACCAGTTGCGCCCGCACGGGGTCGGGAAGTCGGTGGCGGTGGCCGAGGACCTCTCGGCCCGTGGCCTGTCGCCGCAAGCCGCGGCGGCGATCGGTGACTCTCCCGAGGACGCCTCGATGGCGAGCGCCGTGGGGGTCTACTTCGTGGTGGCCAACGGCACCGGAAGGCCACCGGATCCGGCGCTGGTCACCCCCGGCGCGATGGGTGAGGGCGTGGCGCAGGCGATCGAGGCGCTGCTCGCGGTGGCCGAGGTCCGCGCCGAATCAGGCACCTGA
- a CDS encoding AI-2E family transporter, translating into MATGELTRLQRITYRVWLTVGLVLLGAALLWVLARPLAVVVPPLLVALIIVYLLNPIVSGLNRIKIPRLIGTLVALALFIGALFGLGAAVGPPLTEQVGTFADELPELGQQLTDNANEWLAGVGIDVGVDAIDPAAAAEEAQEFLADPESRGALFQLLGGLSGLATGVVTLGLAIVVGPFIAAYLLWDLPRVRRWVQGLLPPSHRAEVNKVGRQLSEVVGGYIRGQLIVAAYVGIATSIGLAIVGLPFWLVLGVVAGVTNLVPLVGPFIAGALGVGIALLTDGVGLALVVVAVMTIVQQGDNQIVSPLVMGRTVRLHPLVVLLALLVAGTLYGIFGLIVAVPIVAAANVLAGHFWRTRVPWARGEAASRSAGSDDATPDDATPDDAAPDDAPPGEWSTPAEAPAGPSPGEAAPIEHGAPGGTDAGEVPARPPVTRTRSTPPQ; encoded by the coding sequence ATGGCAACGGGCGAGCTGACGCGGCTGCAGCGTATCACCTACCGGGTGTGGCTCACCGTGGGGCTCGTCCTGCTCGGCGCGGCGCTGCTGTGGGTGCTGGCGCGCCCGTTGGCGGTCGTCGTCCCCCCACTGCTCGTCGCGCTGATCATCGTCTACCTGCTCAACCCGATCGTCAGCGGGCTGAACAGGATCAAGATCCCGAGGCTGATCGGGACCCTCGTCGCCCTCGCGCTGTTCATCGGCGCGCTCTTCGGGTTGGGGGCGGCGGTGGGCCCGCCCCTCACCGAACAGGTCGGCACGTTCGCCGACGAGCTGCCCGAACTGGGCCAGCAGCTCACCGACAACGCGAACGAGTGGCTGGCCGGGGTGGGCATCGACGTCGGCGTCGACGCGATCGATCCCGCCGCGGCCGCCGAGGAGGCCCAGGAGTTCCTCGCGGACCCCGAGAGCCGGGGCGCCCTGTTCCAGCTCCTGGGCGGGCTCTCGGGGCTGGCGACGGGGGTCGTCACCCTCGGCCTCGCGATCGTCGTAGGACCCTTCATCGCCGCCTACCTGCTGTGGGACCTGCCCCGGGTCCGTCGGTGGGTGCAGGGCCTGTTGCCACCGAGCCATCGCGCCGAGGTCAACAAGGTGGGACGCCAGTTGTCCGAGGTCGTCGGCGGCTACATCCGCGGGCAGCTGATCGTCGCCGCCTACGTCGGGATCGCCACCTCGATCGGGCTGGCGATCGTCGGCCTGCCGTTCTGGCTGGTGCTCGGGGTTGTCGCCGGCGTGACCAACCTCGTCCCGCTCGTGGGGCCGTTCATCGCGGGCGCGCTGGGCGTCGGGATCGCGCTGCTGACCGACGGCGTCGGGCTGGCGCTCGTCGTCGTCGCCGTGATGACGATCGTGCAGCAGGGCGACAACCAGATCGTGTCGCCCCTGGTGATGGGTCGCACCGTCCGGCTGCACCCGCTGGTGGTGCTCCTCGCGCTGCTCGTCGCCGGCACGTTGTACGGGATCTTCGGGCTGATCGTGGCGGTGCCCATCGTCGCGGCCGCGAACGTCCTGGCCGGCCACTTCTGGCGCACCCGCGTCCCCTGGGCGCGTGGCGAGGCGGCATCGCGGAGCGCCGGCAGCGACGACGCGACCCCGGACGATGCGACCCCGGACGACGCGGCTCCGGACGACGCGCCCCCGGGCGAGTGGTCGACCCCTGCCGAGGCCCCCGCGGGGCCGTCACCGGGCGAGGCGGCGCCGATCGAGCACGGCGCCCCCGGCGGTACCGATGCCGGCGAGGTCCCGGCGCGGCCGCCGGTCACCCGGACGCGGAGCACGCCGCCGCAGTAG
- a CDS encoding LysM peptidoglycan-binding domain-containing protein: protein MARRTGWLLLVSAAVALLVACGEDDETVDEADDEGDELEIDAEPDEDGEDELDMDDEPDDEDEAEEPEEETYEVQSGDTLSAIANEFDVEADAIVEANDIDDPDLLVEGTELVIPAPDPDDDAEPDDDGDDGDDGDEGDEGEGDGDGG, encoded by the coding sequence ATGGCACGACGCACTGGATGGCTGTTGCTCGTGAGCGCGGCCGTGGCGCTCCTCGTCGCGTGCGGTGAGGACGACGAGACGGTCGACGAGGCCGATGACGAGGGCGACGAGCTCGAGATCGACGCCGAGCCCGACGAGGACGGCGAGGACGAGCTCGACATGGACGACGAGCCCGACGACGAGGACGAGGCGGAGGAACCCGAGGAGGAGACCTACGAGGTCCAGTCCGGTGACACGTTGTCCGCCATCGCCAACGAGTTCGACGTGGAGGCCGACGCCATCGTCGAGGCCAACGACATCGACGATCCCGACCTGCTCGTCGAGGGCACCGAGCTCGTCATTCCCGCCCCCGACCCCGACGATGACGCCGAACCCGACGATGACGGCGATGACGGCGATGACGGCGATGAGGGCGATGAAGGCGAGGGCGACGGCGACGGGGGCTAA
- a CDS encoding alpha-amylase family glycosyl hydrolase yields MITGAGEPTPSGPPTPWWREAVVYQIYPRSFCDTRGDGVGDLDGVRRHLDHLAWLGVDALWLSPIYRSPMADFGYDVADHTDVDPLFGDLATFDSLLADAHARGLRVLLDWVPNHTSDRHPWFVSARASRDSPHRDWYVWRDGAPDGGPPNAWVATFDTSRPAWTWDAATAQWYLHLFLPQQPDLNWNHPAVEAAQLDGLRFWLDRGVDGFRADVVHLIGKDPALADDPRDSAGEPRVSFHYEPERLHPRLERIRALLDTYGGDRTMVGEINLHDSGAIADCCAGAEHGERLPLAFDFSLLRAPWDAGVWHDVIATNLAAYPPREAWPTWVLSNHDEPRHRTRLGSLARARAAALVLLTLRGTPFLFAGEELGLVDAEVAADRRLDPGGRDGARAPIPWDPGPGHGWAGQPWLPWPPDAAGHSAAAQREDPASTLHLYRDLLAVRRRSDALRNGTLELHDAPRGVLGLERHGDDGRWSVLVNMTETPRSVETTGDATVVIGSDRRGEGHPFGDYLEPSQGVLLHHEAFTG; encoded by the coding sequence ATGATCACCGGCGCTGGCGAGCCAACGCCGAGTGGCCCACCGACCCCCTGGTGGCGCGAAGCCGTCGTCTACCAGATCTATCCCCGCTCGTTCTGCGACACCCGCGGCGACGGCGTCGGAGATCTCGACGGTGTGCGCCGGCACCTCGACCATCTCGCGTGGCTGGGCGTCGACGCCCTCTGGCTGTCCCCCATCTACCGGTCGCCGATGGCGGACTTCGGCTACGACGTCGCCGACCACACCGACGTCGACCCCCTGTTCGGTGACCTCGCGACGTTCGACTCGCTCCTCGCGGACGCACACGCCCGCGGTCTGCGGGTCCTGCTCGACTGGGTGCCCAACCACACCAGCGATCGTCACCCGTGGTTCGTGAGCGCCCGCGCGAGCCGCGACAGCCCCCACCGAGACTGGTACGTGTGGCGCGACGGGGCCCCCGACGGCGGTCCACCCAACGCGTGGGTCGCGACCTTCGACACCAGCCGTCCGGCCTGGACATGGGACGCGGCCACCGCGCAGTGGTACCTGCACCTGTTCCTTCCCCAGCAACCGGACCTGAACTGGAACCACCCCGCGGTCGAGGCCGCTCAACTCGACGGGCTGCGCTTCTGGCTCGATCGTGGGGTGGACGGCTTTCGGGCCGACGTCGTGCACCTCATCGGCAAGGATCCGGCACTCGCCGACGATCCCCGCGACAGCGCCGGTGAGCCTCGGGTGAGTTTCCACTACGAGCCGGAACGGCTCCACCCGCGACTCGAGCGAATCCGTGCGCTCCTCGACACCTACGGCGGGGATCGCACGATGGTCGGCGAGATCAACCTCCACGACTCCGGGGCGATCGCGGACTGCTGCGCCGGGGCCGAGCACGGCGAACGGCTGCCCCTCGCGTTCGATTTCTCCCTGCTGCGGGCACCGTGGGACGCGGGGGTCTGGCACGACGTGATCGCCACGAACCTCGCGGCGTACCCGCCGCGCGAGGCGTGGCCGACCTGGGTGCTGTCCAACCACGACGAACCGCGGCATCGGACACGGCTCGGATCGCTCGCCCGCGCCCGGGCTGCCGCGCTCGTGCTCCTGACACTGCGCGGCACCCCGTTCCTGTTCGCGGGCGAGGAGCTCGGCCTGGTCGACGCCGAGGTCGCGGCCGATCGGCGCCTCGACCCGGGCGGACGGGACGGTGCTCGGGCCCCTATCCCGTGGGACCCCGGCCCGGGGCACGGCTGGGCCGGCCAGCCCTGGCTGCCCTGGCCACCCGACGCTGCGGGGCACAGCGCCGCGGCCCAGCGCGAGGATCCGGCGTCGACCCTGCACCTCTACCGCGACCTCCTGGCCGTCCGACGGCGCAGTGACGCGCTGCGCAACGGCACGCTGGAACTCCACGACGCCCCTCGCGGGGTCCTGGGCCTCGAGCGCCACGGCGACGACGGGCGGTGGAGCGTGCTGGTGAACATGACCGAGACGCCACGCTCGGTGGAGACCACGGGCGACGCGACGGTCGTGATCGGCAGCGATCGGCGCGGTGAGGGGCACCCTTTCGGCGACTACCTCGAACCCTCACAGGGCGTTCTGCTGCACCACGAAGCATTCACCGGTTAA
- a CDS encoding YbaK/EbsC family protein codes for MSERDAPARVVAAASEFGISVEVVTFPDGTRTAADAAAAIGCEVAAICKSLVVTTDDGPALVLCSGAKRLDETLVGRALDRSGVRMATPDEARNATGFPIGGTPPFGHAIPLPVLADRDLLDHETVWAAAGTPQAVFPIPPGELLRASGARTAEVAA; via the coding sequence ATGAGCGAACGGGATGCCCCCGCACGGGTGGTCGCTGCAGCGAGCGAGTTCGGGATCTCGGTGGAGGTCGTGACCTTCCCCGACGGCACCCGCACCGCGGCCGATGCCGCCGCGGCCATCGGCTGCGAGGTCGCGGCGATCTGCAAGAGCCTGGTGGTCACCACGGACGACGGCCCCGCGCTCGTGCTGTGCAGTGGTGCCAAACGGCTCGACGAGACCCTCGTCGGCCGGGCGCTGGACAGGAGCGGGGTGCGTATGGCGACCCCCGACGAAGCACGGAACGCCACGGGGTTCCCGATCGGTGGAACCCCGCCGTTCGGTCACGCCATCCCGCTGCCGGTGCTCGCCGACCGCGACCTGCTCGACCACGAGACCGTGTGGGCGGCGGCGGGCACGCCCCAGGCGGTCTTCCCGATCCCGCCCGGGGAGCTGTTGCGCGCGAGCGGCGCGCGAACGGCCGAGGTGGCCGCCTAG
- a CDS encoding efflux RND transporter permease subunit: MARGVSRHPGLMILVVAVGSVVFGALGTQQEVETDIAEFSADSETSRIFDRVEEDFGGRGGSIQVIVDAGPGGNVLTADGLQAAERIVDVVEETPEVEAALQEDTERSPAIVTYAAPLLGQVEVYDLDVDELTDSFVDAIVDDVLDSGQGDQMGSLLSDDLDERGDGATARGGLVSISLEPGLEQQQAREAGLALVDALEAADFEWISADAFSFEILSEDIEDGMLDDLPILMGVSFALIIVILSFLFRRASDVVLGVGGLVLTILWMQGIAVLLGPGYLELTGPFNQIAIAVPVLLIGLGIDYSVHLNARYQEERRAGAPGADAASTAVRTVGVALLLATITTVIGFLSNLATPLPPIADFGAFAAGGIASAFVVMGLLVPSTRTLLDRRRDRQATAPAAPSGTERQTAAPASGSPVDAVAQLPARAPVLSLVAAALLAALAGWFAVGIDTSFSQDEFIPGDSDAAELLDRQEDLFGGDVSEETFVLVDGDLRDPGVLQAMQQVQEDLASVDDVNTRGDAADVRSPFSVLENLDRQIDAAQQQLSAQLQLFADPEAGAEELPLPTDLTVDDLPDALLEDELEDGEELTGDELGGDVPLDEVDLDALEDRLPSGVTAEDALLSVVPGAELAGELRAGFAEQLEDEGPEGVSDEHLETLADLDPEELDTATLEAHGYPLDELDDSTRDLLDAAGRMGELGWTGDGVADDADVEGLYALTRELLGADLDSVLTEDGGAGLLIVSSQAGEEEAEALAATIRAELEPLTATGAQAVVASEQLLISETLDELTNAQVGAIVISLGAALVLLVVYYAATARRPMLGVVTMIPPILAVPLILGSMRVVGLAFNALTATVASIAVGIGVPYGIHLTNRYLEQRGAGADIAGTIHQTVSNTGAALIGSAVTTASAFGVLGLSNLEPIRQFGIVTSITILYALIAAIVAETSGLVLWDRYHRWRDRRRRGAAPAGTTPPDAAWDGTSELDAPPEPVRPGPVARTQQAPEAAGGQT, translated from the coding sequence ATGGCCCGAGGGGTCTCCCGCCATCCGGGCCTGATGATCCTCGTCGTCGCCGTCGGCAGCGTCGTCTTCGGGGCGCTGGGGACCCAGCAGGAGGTCGAGACCGACATCGCGGAGTTCTCGGCCGACAGCGAGACCTCCCGCATCTTCGATCGGGTCGAGGAGGACTTCGGCGGCCGGGGCGGCTCGATCCAGGTGATCGTCGACGCGGGGCCGGGCGGCAACGTCCTGACCGCCGACGGTCTGCAGGCGGCCGAACGAATCGTCGACGTGGTGGAGGAGACGCCCGAGGTCGAGGCGGCACTGCAGGAGGACACCGAGCGGTCGCCCGCCATCGTGACGTACGCCGCGCCGCTGCTCGGGCAGGTCGAGGTGTACGACCTCGACGTCGACGAACTGACCGACAGCTTCGTGGACGCGATCGTCGACGACGTCCTCGACTCGGGGCAGGGCGACCAGATGGGCAGCCTGCTCTCCGACGACCTTGACGAGCGCGGCGACGGGGCGACCGCGCGCGGGGGGCTGGTCTCGATCTCGCTGGAGCCGGGGCTCGAGCAGCAGCAGGCGCGGGAGGCGGGGCTCGCGCTCGTCGACGCACTCGAGGCCGCGGACTTCGAGTGGATCTCCGCCGACGCCTTCAGCTTCGAGATCCTGTCCGAGGACATCGAGGACGGGATGCTCGACGACCTCCCGATCCTCATGGGCGTGAGCTTCGCGCTCATCATCGTGATCCTGTCGTTCCTGTTCCGGCGTGCGAGCGACGTCGTGCTCGGCGTCGGCGGGCTGGTCCTCACGATCTTGTGGATGCAGGGGATCGCGGTGCTGCTCGGGCCCGGCTACCTCGAGCTCACCGGACCGTTCAACCAGATCGCGATCGCGGTCCCGGTCCTGCTCATCGGGCTCGGGATCGACTACAGCGTCCATCTGAACGCGCGCTACCAGGAGGAGCGACGAGCCGGAGCACCGGGCGCCGACGCCGCCTCCACCGCCGTGCGGACGGTGGGGGTGGCGCTGCTCCTGGCCACCATCACGACCGTGATCGGGTTCCTCTCGAACCTCGCGACCCCGTTGCCGCCCATCGCCGACTTCGGCGCGTTCGCCGCGGGCGGCATCGCCTCGGCGTTCGTCGTGATGGGCCTGCTCGTCCCGAGCACCCGCACCCTGCTCGACCGCCGGCGCGACCGGCAGGCCACGGCTCCGGCCGCGCCTTCGGGCACGGAGCGCCAGACCGCGGCCCCCGCCAGCGGCTCGCCGGTCGACGCGGTCGCGCAGCTGCCGGCACGCGCGCCCGTGCTCTCCCTCGTGGCCGCCGCGCTCCTCGCCGCGCTCGCCGGATGGTTCGCCGTCGGCATCGACACCTCGTTCAGCCAGGACGAGTTCATCCCCGGCGACTCCGACGCGGCCGAGCTGCTCGACCGCCAGGAGGACCTGTTCGGTGGCGACGTCTCGGAGGAGACGTTCGTGCTCGTGGACGGGGACCTTCGCGATCCAGGGGTCCTGCAGGCGATGCAGCAGGTCCAGGAGGACCTCGCGTCCGTCGACGACGTCAACACCCGCGGGGACGCAGCGGACGTCCGCAGCCCCTTCTCGGTGCTCGAGAACCTCGACCGGCAGATCGACGCGGCCCAGCAGCAACTGTCCGCGCAACTGCAACTGTTCGCCGATCCCGAGGCCGGGGCCGAGGAGCTGCCGCTGCCCACCGATCTCACCGTCGACGATCTTCCCGACGCGCTGCTCGAGGACGAGCTCGAGGACGGGGAGGAGCTCACCGGCGACGAGCTGGGCGGGGACGTCCCGCTCGACGAGGTCGACCTCGACGCGCTGGAGGACCGGCTGCCGAGCGGCGTCACCGCCGAGGACGCGCTGCTGTCGGTCGTCCCCGGGGCGGAGCTCGCGGGAGAGCTCCGGGCAGGCTTCGCCGAGCAGCTCGAGGACGAGGGGCCCGAGGGCGTGAGCGACGAGCACCTCGAGACCCTCGCCGATCTCGATCCCGAGGAGCTCGACACGGCGACGCTCGAGGCGCACGGCTACCCGCTCGACGAGCTGGACGACTCCACCCGGGACCTGCTCGACGCCGCCGGTCGAATGGGCGAACTCGGCTGGACGGGTGACGGTGTGGCTGACGACGCGGACGTGGAGGGCCTCTACGCCCTGACGCGGGAGCTCCTCGGCGCCGACCTCGACTCGGTCCTCACCGAGGACGGTGGCGCGGGGCTGCTGATCGTCTCGAGCCAGGCCGGCGAGGAGGAGGCGGAGGCTCTCGCGGCCACGATCCGGGCCGAGCTGGAGCCCCTGACCGCGACGGGCGCGCAGGCAGTCGTGGCGAGCGAGCAGTTGCTGATCAGCGAGACGCTCGACGAGCTGACCAACGCCCAGGTCGGCGCGATCGTGATCAGCCTCGGTGCTGCCCTCGTGCTGCTGGTCGTCTACTACGCCGCCACCGCTCGCCGGCCGATGCTCGGGGTGGTGACGATGATCCCGCCGATCCTCGCGGTGCCGCTGATCTTGGGGTCGATGCGGGTCGTGGGCCTCGCGTTCAACGCCCTCACCGCGACGGTCGCCTCGATCGCGGTCGGGATCGGGGTGCCGTACGGCATCCACCTCACGAACCGCTACCTCGAGCAGCGCGGGGCCGGTGCCGACATCGCGGGGACGATCCACCAGACCGTGAGCAACACCGGTGCCGCGCTGATCGGTTCCGCGGTGACGACCGCGTCGGCGTTCGGCGTGCTCGGGCTGTCGAACCTCGAGCCGATCCGCCAGTTCGGGATCGTCACCTCGATCACGATCCTCTACGCCCTGATCGCCGCGATCGTGGCCGAGACGAGCGGCCTGGTGCTGTGGGACCGCTATCACCGCTGGAGGGACCGGCGCCGTCGGGGGGCGGCACCCGCGGGGACGACGCCGCCCGATGCCGCGTGGGACGGAACCTCCGAGCTCGACGCGCCGCCCGAACCGGTCCGGCCCGGTCCCGTGGCGCGCACGCAACAGGCGCCCGAGGCCGCGGGTGGGCAGACATGA
- a CDS encoding iron-containing alcohol dehydrogenase translates to MTSTRPGGGGSSHGTVEALDPPRGLRTPRVLVGGGALARVGEELDALGRTRALLVAGRDHPGSTIVREALGDREVARIADVAPHVPRRRASEAIAVFDESGADAVVTVGGGSATGLGKVLARDRDVALFAVPTTYAGSEMTPVWGETDGDRKTTGRDWRVLPAVVLADPGLLTTLDPGQIATSGLNALAHAVEALWAPDRTAAVRDASLDSARSLAGALPRCVADPTDREGQAVALRGALLAGACLANATMGIHHKACHVLGGMGGDHAATHAALLPHVLAWQEGYADAVTAPLVGVLAAEPAAGVFALSRALAAPTSLREVAGPGVERIEEVVAHVVEAAPASPRPVTESGVRELLESAYGLA, encoded by the coding sequence GTGACCTCGACCCGACCCGGCGGCGGTGGCAGCTCCCACGGGACCGTCGAAGCCCTCGACCCTCCCCGGGGCCTGCGGACCCCTCGTGTCCTCGTGGGTGGCGGCGCGCTGGCGCGCGTGGGGGAGGAGCTGGATGCGCTCGGCCGCACCCGCGCGCTGCTCGTCGCCGGACGCGACCACCCCGGCAGCACCATCGTTCGCGAGGCTCTGGGCGATCGCGAGGTGGCCCGGATCGCCGACGTGGCGCCCCACGTACCGAGGCGGCGGGCGTCGGAGGCGATCGCCGTGTTCGACGAGTCGGGAGCGGACGCCGTCGTGACCGTTGGTGGCGGATCCGCGACGGGACTCGGCAAGGTGCTCGCGCGCGATCGCGACGTCGCCCTGTTCGCGGTACCGACCACCTATGCGGGTAGCGAGATGACGCCGGTCTGGGGCGAGACGGACGGTGATCGCAAGACGACCGGCCGGGACTGGCGGGTGCTCCCGGCGGTCGTGCTCGCCGACCCCGGGCTGCTCACCACCCTGGACCCGGGGCAGATCGCGACCAGCGGGCTCAACGCCCTCGCGCACGCGGTCGAGGCGCTCTGGGCGCCGGATCGCACGGCGGCGGTGCGAGACGCGAGCCTCGACAGCGCACGCTCGCTGGCCGGAGCCCTGCCGCGCTGCGTGGCCGATCCCACGGACCGCGAGGGACAGGCCGTCGCGCTGCGCGGGGCGCTCCTCGCCGGAGCCTGCCTCGCGAACGCGACGATGGGGATCCACCACAAGGCCTGCCACGTGCTCGGCGGGATGGGCGGCGATCACGCGGCGACCCACGCTGCGCTCCTGCCCCACGTCCTCGCATGGCAGGAGGGTTACGCCGACGCGGTCACTGCCCCGCTCGTCGGGGTGCTCGCGGCCGAGCCCGCCGCGGGCGTGTTCGCCCTCTCGCGCGCGCTCGCAGCGCCCACGTCGCTGCGCGAGGTCGCGGGCCCGGGAGTCGAGCGCATCGAGGAGGTCGTCGCCCACGTGGTGGAGGCCGCCCCTGCCTCACCCCGCCCGGTGACGGAGTCAGGCGTTCGCGAGCTGCTCGAGTCCGCGTACGGGCTCGCCTGA
- a CDS encoding MoaD/ThiS family protein — protein sequence MTATVRVPTPLRTATDGAATVEAEGTTLRGVLDDLERQHPGIAERLLDDSGDLRRFVNIFVEDEDVRFQNGLDMAVPDGSTVSIIPAVAGGSTDDGV from the coding sequence GTGACTGCCACCGTCCGTGTCCCCACCCCGCTGCGCACCGCCACCGACGGTGCGGCCACCGTGGAGGCCGAGGGGACGACCTTGCGTGGGGTCCTCGACGACCTCGAGCGTCAGCATCCCGGGATCGCCGAGCGGCTGCTCGACGACTCCGGGGATCTGCGCCGCTTCGTCAACATCTTCGTCGAGGACGAGGACGTGCGGTTCCAGAACGGCCTGGACATGGCGGTTCCCGACGGCTCGACCGTCTCGATCATCCCCGCCGTCGCGGGCGGGTCGACGGACGACGGCGTGTAG